The Punica granatum isolate Tunisia-2019 chromosome 4, ASM765513v2, whole genome shotgun sequence sequence aaatcataagaaTATCGACAGATAGAATCCTTTTGGCCAAATCGACAAATTGAAATGATAGTAAATTCTTATAAcagtagattttttttttttgctggataaCAATGTTCACCAATAGCAACAGTTAAATCAAACAAAAACATACTTAGATAtcgtgcatacatagataatgCAAATAAATCTCAAATTCATACAATTTGTAAGCATTGagaatataaaatgaaaagttaaatATATAGTATTAGAAACAGAGAAGCAAATAGAGAAATAAGACTTATTATCAAGAGAAACTTCAGAAAAAGAGGAAGTACATCTATGACACCACACTCTTCAAATTTATATAGtatgtttttgttttaattctCTTTAATActatttattgaattttactTAGTAGGAATCAAAAAACGTAAttgaaaattcttaatttatgaaataagaaacattttttttattgtaagaGTCTTTAAATTGTAATTGTAAGAGAACAGTGATTTTTCAGGATTACATTTAGTTgtgataaataatttttcaactACACATGACTTCTCATTTCAAtctttgaaaaacaaaaaagaaataatgaaaGCTTCGTTATTTAGTTAGCatagaaaattgaatttgatgagtaaataaagaaaaagtgaGACGAATTTAGTAGTCAATGGTAAAAAGCTTTGTACTATTCGTAGTTTTactttaaattaatttaatgattTAATCCTATTTAGTAAGGTGAgattcaagttaattaatttattcataaatatatatttatatatatatatatatatatatagcagatgaacatatttgtttttaataaaaatttcattgatgtgaattaattatatgtaaTTGAAAGCTTCGTTATTTAGTTAGCatagaaaattgaatttgatgaGTAAATAAAGAATAAGTAAGAGACGAATTTAGTAGTCAATGGTAAAAAGTAGGGGTGTGCACAGATACGAAGTATATTCGGAACCGGTCGGAATCTACCCGTtatggtagggtccgggtagtTCGTGTTGAAAATAGGATATGGTtcgggtattaaaataaggaaccgGTAAAAATAGGTTTTGGTTCCGATTCCTGCATATAAGGTACTtagaaccggaaccggaatcgAAATTGACACCTGGATTCGATAATAAATTTCCTTAGTTATAATCagatatatttcttccttttaCTTTACCCTCTTCTCCTCTTTATCTGTCTGtttgtctctctctcgatGGAAGCTTTGCATTCCTTATCGTTGGTAACTTTGGTTCGACAACCTCGGTGTATCCTCTGCGAGGCCTGATCGTATTACGGATGTTTAGTTTTGTGGATTGATGAAATATATTACTCTTTGTTATAGATGTATTGtgaattaatttaaatctATGTTGACATTATATTTTGCGTGATTATTGATCATGGACgagacattttttattttatttagcgagacaaGAAAATTTACAGATTCCAACAGGATACCCGAAACCTATGATATAATACAGGCTCCGagtaggttccggttccatgaCTCAACATGGTAGGGTCTAGTTCACTTTTTATTGGAACATATTCCTCACAGGGTATGGTCATTGCATCGTAAAAAAAACAGGGTACTCGGACCTGAATACCCCTAGTAAAAAGCGTTGTACTATTTTAtagtttaatttaaattaatttaatgatttaattctatttaataaGGGAGAGtcaagttaattaatttattcatatatatatatatatatatatatatagagcagatgaacatatttgttttttgataaaaatttcattgatgtgaattaattatatatgtatttacaaTTATGCCCTTATTTGTTGCCTGGTATTCAACTTTGCATATATACTAGGGCAAAATGCCCGCGTGATGCCACGAGAtcgaaacttttttttatcaataagatcgtaattataatttatgcGATATTGAATATAAACAATAACATCAATACATAGTAATAGAATGAACTATTAATTTTCAGACTCCTTACAAGTTATATTAACTTATATAGTCAACGTGAAGTAAaagttaatatatttttatgcttactccaaattttacatttataataGTTACaaactcattttttttatgtcattTAACTGCTTGGATTACTGATATTCATTAGGATAAtgaaatatagaaaataatttacCTTATAtcttacaaaaagaaaatcattatgATAGGTTATGACTTATTACATTGACAGAAGAatgtttaaaaattatatgaagtataatatattaaaacaaaaagCCTAAACGtcaatgagaaaaaaaagtgttttgtaattttatttatttatttaacttatttttttatgaaagacacattcttttttctttttttttatgtgtacCCTAATAAGAATGATGCACTTTCACTCTTCTAGAATaataaatgacaaaaaaaaattggtcaccaatttaaaaagatatatgttattttaaaGTCCTTTCACGAACCTTTTCTTGGAAGGATTTAGAACTGCAAGTGAATAAATTAGAAATGTGTGAACCAATTGAGCTTGGTTCAAGTAATTGCAGCACTTGTTTTTTGTAAGCAACGCAAACTCGAGTCATGTGTGTGGAGAAAATTTGTGAAAATGTGAATATCTTACCACTTAATAGGCTAATTAAACTCGAGTGATATTAATCAGAACTTATTGGACTTtcgaatattataatataaactcagaaaaaaatgatagaaaATGTTAGCaaacaaataattttatttgttgagTCAAATTTGAGTATTGTGTgtggaaaaaattcatgattgagGGAGTTTTATCATTTAGTGGACCGACTCGACTCGAGTCGAACTTGATTCATCATAACCGATTGGACTTTCGGATAtaagatataaaataaaaaactcgAAAGAAATATAgaaatgtaaataaataaaaataaaaatattttaataataaaaagattagAAAAAAGCATATTTTTGAACCAAGTTCACTACTCTCCCTCCCATTGCTATGGAccaatttttattgtttactataatatatgtatatatatatatatataaatagatagatatatacgTGTATAAGCTAGAAGAGTATTCGGAAGAATTTTCATTTACTTGATATATGACACTTTAAAATAGGGTCAATTACCGGAGAAATcatactaatttttttttcacttttgtcACAAGTTTTTTTGGcaactaaaaaataatgaactATCATTTTTTTCGTAAAATCAGTCATACATCAACAGTTCTGTTAATTTTGCTGACTCGACAAAACTTTAACTACTCGTAATTATTGTGGGATCcacattttaaataaataaataaataaataattaattaaattaaaaaactcCCCACCATCCGTATACTCTACATCGCTTTCcttgtttctccttttttttttttcaattttaaatttggAATATAATTTTGTATTAAGAAATGTTACTTTTGCAGGGAAAAAGTAATGGTAGGatcaaacggagcaaaacgtGTAACGTCCGTGAAgaagttgaaaaaaagaaaaaagaaagaggttATTTGGCTACATTAATGCTGtatttgatttcaaagtaaaattttaaaattagattttaattttgaaaagagtggtataaatgtgATTCACCTTTTGACTTtgcatgaattattttgttttggaaaaagagtggtataaaatgggacccaccatttaactttgtataaattattttgttatgttgtgaatagaattaagttaaagtagaattttaaaatgccacgaaaccaaacaagccatgaaaaagtaattaaagattgaggacaaATTAACGACAACAATTAGCGGCAAGAGGCTGGGCCGAGATTGGGCCCTCACGTAAGTTGTCATTCGACCCATAACAGCTGCAGTCAGTCAGTCAGTCGTCCCTCTTCATTCACTCACCCTCCTCTAGCAGGTTGCAGCTTCAGCGTATGTATGTACTTCCAACTTGGTGAAGAAGACGAGATGGTGGCATGGCAGCCTTCGTAATTCGGAGCTTCAGTTCGGCCCTTGGATCTTCTCCATTCGAGTTCTAGGTACGGGTTTTCTGGCATGTGCCTCGATTAATTCAGCTGATCATATTCGTCGTGTTGCAATTTGCTTCGCCTAGGACTATGAGTCGTTTCAATGCTTGCTTTCCTCGCCGGAAGGAAGGGTGCTCGTTTTCAATTGGTGGGTATGTCGTTCCCACGCCAGTTATCGCCTTAAAGCCAAAATTTTGGCTTTGTTATAGCTTCTATTGAGTTGATACTACCCGCTCGTCTTCCCTCACTGATTGATTGCTCAAACTTCAATCCTGGCCGTCCTGGTGAACTGCATTCAGCATCAATGTAGAAGCTTCGTGATTTCCAGTGACTAATTTCTTCTAGACCAAATATTTCATGATTCAGTGTTCTTGGTTTTAAGCTGAATATCGCCAATGCGTTCTGTAACAAACTTGTCTTGAGCTGAATGCAAGTCTTATGCGAAATGTTGTTTCCCGCAGGCACTTGAATGCTGGGACACAACATACGAGATAATCCAGACCTGCCTTCTACTTTGTTGGATGTTCGGTCTGGGGTTGGAGCACTGAGATAGAAGGGGGCAGTGTTTGGGGCTGGACGTGATGGATCTCACATGGTTGAGTGCGATCATTGTTGGGGCAGGATGCCTTGCTCTAGGATATTATATCGGTGAACGCCACCCCTCTTTCATCTTTTTCCCGGCTAGAGTAGCTAAAGAGTCATCTGCCTCCAATTCCGGCAAGAAGAACAAGCCCAAAGAACcccttgaaatagaaaagttgGCGGAAATCATGGAAGATTTTAAAATGGTACCTCTAGATCTCTTGTAATGCTGTGTATCTTTATGCAGCAGATCATGATTATGGTGAAAACCGGAACATCTTTCACTTTTTTACCTATAGCTATTGTTGATCTCTTCCCCCTTTGCAGGTTTTGGTCGTCAGAAATGACCTAAAGATGGGCAAAGGGAAGATTGCTGCTCAATGCAGGTATTTGTCAGTgtccatttttttccttaaaactGTCCAGCTCTATGTTGCATATGTTGCGATAGAGATGTAAAACCTAGATTAGTCAAGATGTCTATCATAAATCAGAAAATAATCCTTTTTGGTTATATTTGGTCATTGGGATAAGAGATCGGATAGGATTTTGAAAATCCTCATCTTGTATTTGGACAGTCATGCAACTCTGGGCCTCTATAAGAAACTGCTTCATCGAGCTCCAAGAGCACTGAACAGGTAAAGCCACATCCTTCCCAGTTTAGTCTGTTATGTTCTGTTACATGACCTGATAAATTTTCATCAAACACAGGTGGGAAATGTCTGCGCAGCCTAAGGTGGTCGTGAAAATTGAAAGTGAAGAGGACATGCTTGTTTTACAGGTGAGCACTAGAATGTAACTTCTTCATTTGCCCCATTTGCTAGTGCATATGATATCACTGTTCTTCTCTAGCATTATTATGTGACTAAacttgtctttttttttgccccttTTATCTTGGTTCAATTGCTGCATCCATCTTACAAACTGCGAATTCTGAGAGttaaattaat is a genomic window containing:
- the LOC116204733 gene encoding peptidyl-tRNA hydrolase 2, mitochondrial, translating into MDLTWLSAIIVGAGCLALGYYIGERHPSFIFFPARVAKESSASNSGKKNKPKEPLEIEKLAEIMEDFKMVLVVRNDLKMGKGKIAAQCSHATLGLYKKLLHRAPRALNRWEMSAQPKVVVKIESEEDMLVLQERAKSLKLPTHITIDAGRTQIAPNSRTVMAILGPVEVVDNVTGGLKLL